One part of the Streptomyces lienomycini genome encodes these proteins:
- a CDS encoding helix-turn-helix domain-containing protein has product MPQGQGFQWRPGMILERGLLVAWSTRQLAELAGTTAKAVRHYHEIGLLDEPERASNGYKRYGVSHLVRLLRIRRLTDLGVALADVPSVESGDEKARRILRDLDAELAADIERRQRMRRELAAIRDNRTALDMPPGLKTLADDLPETQRSLLMAYSSILTPEAMAALQEQLSGPRGVLDAEFATLDENAPDDVRQRLAERMAPEVRRQHRAHPALADLGLASHRERAVAESVAVHALVEFHNRAHLDVLRRVHTILVENDTSGSESNGTQQ; this is encoded by the coding sequence GTGCCCCAGGGGCAGGGTTTTCAATGGCGGCCGGGCATGATCCTGGAGAGGGGGCTCCTGGTGGCGTGGAGTACCCGTCAGCTGGCGGAACTCGCGGGGACGACGGCCAAGGCCGTCCGTCACTACCACGAGATCGGCTTGCTGGATGAGCCGGAGCGAGCGTCCAACGGCTACAAGCGCTATGGCGTCAGCCATCTGGTGCGCCTGCTGCGTATCCGCAGACTGACCGACCTCGGAGTTGCCCTCGCGGATGTCCCTTCGGTGGAGAGCGGTGACGAGAAGGCGCGGCGGATCCTCCGGGACCTGGACGCCGAACTCGCGGCGGACATCGAACGCCGGCAGCGGATGCGGCGGGAACTGGCTGCCATCAGGGACAACCGGACCGCGCTCGACATGCCCCCTGGCCTCAAGACACTCGCCGACGACCTGCCCGAAACCCAGCGGTCCTTGCTGATGGCCTACTCCAGCATCCTCACACCCGAAGCGATGGCCGCCCTCCAAGAGCAGCTTTCGGGACCTCGCGGCGTCCTGGATGCGGAGTTCGCGACGCTCGACGAGAACGCTCCCGACGACGTACGGCAGCGGCTGGCCGAGCGCATGGCACCCGAAGTCCGCCGGCAGCACCGGGCCCACCCTGCTCTGGCCGACCTCGGGCTGGCCTCGCACCGGGAAAGGGCCGTTGCGGAATCGGTCGCCGTGCACGCACTGGTCGAGTTCCACAACCGCGCCCACCTCGACGTGCTGCGGCGCGTCCACACCATCCTCGTCGAGAACGACACCTCGGGAAGCGAGAGCAACGGCACCCAGCAGTGA
- a CDS encoding alpha/beta hydrolase yields MKRHSSVGRSLALLAVIGLGSSVTTLPAAADDTKTPQTKWGQCPDDIVAEAAPTVLQCAAVSVPLDYAHSDGEQIDLTVSRLAAADPDKRRGILMLNPGGPGGSGLALSALLVAQGLPSSVTDRYDLIGMDTRGIGHSTPVSCGFTTDSPYYSNIPPYAVDDAAVTAQAKVAEQAAKQCADNDDDGRLRHLTTANTARDLDRIRAALGEKKTSYLGYSYGTALGAAYASMFPERSDRMVLDSNIGDTHLNRDAMRRYALGMEQTLPDFAKWAASRHDSYGLGRTPSQVRASYLTIAGRLDEVPVAGIDGPLFRLLTFGHLFKQTQYPALAQTWQTLLEGDEATVRDLRALQQEGTDGPVSPTDNALTVFLAVTCNDVEWPEDVNTYRRGVAEDRERYPLYGAATANITPCAFWPHAPAEPPVEVDTEGPRNVLLLQNRRDASTPHVGGEMLRQKFGDRARLVSVDDSGHGVYVLGKNSCALNTTTRYLVEGKMPTKDTLCRAD; encoded by the coding sequence ATGAAAAGGCACAGCAGTGTCGGCCGAAGCCTGGCCCTCCTGGCGGTCATCGGCCTGGGCTCGTCAGTGACCACTCTGCCCGCCGCCGCCGACGACACGAAAACGCCTCAGACGAAGTGGGGCCAGTGCCCCGACGACATCGTGGCAGAAGCCGCTCCGACCGTACTGCAGTGCGCCGCAGTGTCCGTGCCGCTGGACTACGCCCACTCGGACGGCGAACAGATCGACCTCACCGTCTCCCGGCTGGCCGCCGCCGACCCGGACAAGCGGCGCGGCATTCTCATGCTCAACCCGGGCGGCCCCGGCGGATCCGGGCTGGCGCTGTCCGCACTGCTGGTGGCCCAAGGCCTGCCCAGCAGCGTCACCGACCGCTACGACCTGATCGGCATGGACACCCGTGGGATCGGTCATTCCACACCGGTCAGTTGCGGCTTCACCACCGACAGCCCCTACTACTCCAACATCCCGCCCTACGCGGTCGACGACGCCGCGGTCACCGCACAGGCCAAGGTCGCCGAGCAGGCAGCCAAGCAGTGCGCGGACAACGACGACGACGGCCGGCTGCGTCACCTCACCACCGCGAACACCGCCCGCGACCTGGACCGGATCCGGGCCGCGCTCGGTGAAAAGAAGACCAGCTACCTGGGCTACTCCTACGGCACGGCACTCGGCGCCGCCTACGCGTCGATGTTCCCCGAGCGCTCCGACCGAATGGTGCTCGACAGCAACATCGGAGACACCCACCTCAACCGCGACGCCATGCGCCGCTACGCGCTCGGCATGGAACAGACCCTGCCGGACTTCGCGAAGTGGGCCGCCAGCCGCCACGACAGCTACGGCCTGGGCCGCACACCCAGCCAGGTCCGGGCGTCCTACCTCACCATCGCCGGCAGACTCGACGAGGTTCCCGTCGCAGGGATCGACGGGCCCCTCTTCCGCCTCCTGACATTCGGCCACCTCTTCAAGCAGACGCAGTACCCCGCGCTGGCGCAGACCTGGCAGACGCTGCTCGAAGGCGACGAGGCCACGGTCCGTGACCTGCGAGCCCTCCAGCAGGAAGGGACGGACGGGCCGGTATCGCCGACCGACAACGCCCTGACCGTGTTCCTCGCCGTCACCTGCAACGACGTCGAGTGGCCCGAGGACGTCAACACCTACCGTCGGGGCGTCGCCGAGGACCGTGAGCGCTACCCGCTGTACGGCGCCGCCACCGCCAACATCACACCCTGCGCCTTCTGGCCGCACGCCCCCGCCGAACCGCCCGTGGAGGTCGACACCGAAGGCCCGCGCAACGTACTGCTCCTGCAAAACCGCAGGGACGCGTCGACCCCGCACGTGGGCGGGGAGATGCTGCGCCAGAAGTTCGGCGACCGCGCCCGGCTGGTCAGCGTCGACGACAGCGGGCACGGCGTCTACGTACTGGGCAAGAACTCCTGCGCGCTGAACACCACCACCCGCTACCTCGTCGAGGGCAAGATGCCGACGAAGGACACCCTCTGCCGCGCGGATTGA
- the rpsR gene encoding 30S ribosomal protein S18 — protein sequence MPTPRKSDRRPARQRANPLDRAGVTYVDYKDTDLLRKFVSDRGKIRSRRVTRVTSQQQRQLAAAIKNAREMALLPYRVR from the coding sequence GTGCCCACACCCCGCAAGAGCGACCGCAGGCCCGCCCGGCAGCGCGCCAATCCGCTGGACCGGGCGGGAGTGACGTACGTCGACTACAAGGACACCGACCTGCTGCGGAAGTTCGTCTCCGACCGCGGCAAGATCCGCAGCCGCCGCGTCACGCGCGTGACGTCCCAGCAGCAGCGGCAGCTGGCCGCCGCGATCAAGAACGCGCGCGAGATGGCGCTGCTGCCCTACCGGGTGCGCTGA
- the rpmB gene encoding 50S ribosomal protein L28, producing the protein MSAHCMLTGARPGFGNRISHSHRRTSRRFDPNVQTKRYWLPSESRHVRLRLSTKGIRTVDSIGVEAAVARIRARGVRI; encoded by the coding sequence GTGTCCGCCCACTGCATGCTGACCGGGGCCCGGCCCGGTTTCGGCAACCGCATCTCCCACTCCCACCGGCGCACCTCGCGCCGCTTCGACCCCAACGTCCAGACGAAGCGCTACTGGCTGCCGAGCGAGAGCCGGCACGTGCGGCTGCGGCTGAGCACGAAGGGGATCAGGACGGTCGACTCGATCGGCGTCGAGGCGGCGGTGGCGCGCATCCGTGCCCGTGGAGTGAGGATCTGA
- the rpmG gene encoding 50S ribosomal protein L33: MARNELRPVIKLRSTAGTGYTYVTRKNRRNDPDRLVLRKYDPTAGRHVDFREER; this comes from the coding sequence ATGGCACGCAACGAACTCCGTCCGGTCATCAAGCTCCGGTCCACCGCCGGGACCGGCTACACCTACGTCACCCGCAAGAACCGCCGCAACGACCCGGACCGGCTGGTCCTGCGCAAGTACGACCCCACGGCCGGCCGGCACGTCGACTTCCGAGAGGAGCGCTGA
- a CDS encoding ATP-binding protein produces the protein MGTNGSTMLEPLRQGLPPLDPAAVSNAASCALPPRYEAVREARGFTRRTLDGWGVDDRFDDACLVVSELVTNALRHALPADTPRHGEHNGPVRLHLMRWTERLVCAVRDPSHNSPVAREADDFSAESGRGLFLVDSFSDSWGWHPLAGTLDGKVVWALFRL, from the coding sequence ATGGGGACGAATGGATCGACCATGCTCGAGCCGTTACGGCAGGGCCTTCCGCCACTCGACCCCGCGGCCGTCTCCAACGCCGCCTCCTGCGCCCTGCCGCCGCGTTACGAAGCGGTGCGCGAGGCCCGCGGGTTCACCCGCAGGACCCTCGACGGCTGGGGCGTCGACGACCGCTTCGACGACGCCTGCCTGGTGGTCTCCGAACTCGTCACCAACGCCCTGCGCCACGCGCTGCCAGCGGACACCCCGCGGCACGGGGAGCACAACGGCCCCGTCCGCCTGCACCTGATGCGCTGGACGGAGCGGCTGGTGTGCGCGGTGCGCGACCCCAGTCACAACAGCCCGGTGGCCCGCGAGGCGGACGACTTCTCGGCGGAGTCGGGCCGGGGCCTGTTCCTCGTCGACTCCTTCAGCGACAGCTGGGGCTGGCACCCGCTCGCCGGGACGCTCGACGGCAAGGTCGTCTGGGCGCTGTTCCGCCTCTGA
- the rpsN gene encoding 30S ribosomal protein S14 has product MAKKSKIAKNEQRREIVARYAARRAELKETVRRPSSTEAERLAAQRELRRQPRDASPTRVRNRDQVDGRPRGYFRTFGLSRVNLREQAHAGHLPGVRKSSW; this is encoded by the coding sequence ATGGCGAAGAAGAGCAAGATCGCGAAGAACGAGCAGCGGCGGGAGATCGTCGCGCGGTACGCGGCACGGCGGGCCGAGTTGAAGGAGACCGTCCGCCGCCCCTCCTCCACGGAGGCCGAACGGCTCGCCGCCCAGCGGGAACTGCGCAGGCAGCCCCGCGACGCCAGCCCCACGCGGGTGCGCAACCGCGACCAGGTGGACGGGCGCCCGCGCGGCTACTTCCGGACCTTCGGGCTGTCGCGAGTGAATCTGCGCGAGCAGGCGCACGCCGGACATCTGCCCGGGGTGCGCAAGTCGTCCTGGTAG
- a CDS encoding DUF2786 domain-containing protein, with protein sequence MSTPRTVDRAFETALYGTTDDTLDTAASLLAADPTADAELARRGGEFVDAAWRRGWQPADLVRIVRRELDDPHVRLVAALIRTRAPHDRARGPRWAAQLDDLPDAEATPPPRTDRFSHATAVLELYRLLLRLPGLEPLEMGAAGKGAHRASGDRPESRALARIRALLAKAEATGYPEEAEALSAKAQELMARHSVDEALLAARGQAHAASPNAPGACRIGVEQPYEQAKALLLDAVADANHCRAVWNEPFGFSTVVGFETDLEAVELLYTSLLVQAEAAMTKAEAGQRAGGRKRTKTFRQSFLAAYAHRAGSRLRAAAEAATAGNGAAVDVDLLPVLASREAAVTDRTERMFPETTTTRLRGVSDEAGWTEGTRAADRARVGRRRPLP encoded by the coding sequence GTGAGTACGCCCCGGACCGTCGACCGCGCCTTCGAGACCGCCCTGTACGGCACCACCGACGACACCCTCGACACCGCCGCCTCGCTGCTCGCGGCCGACCCGACGGCCGACGCGGAACTGGCCCGGCGCGGCGGGGAGTTCGTGGACGCGGCGTGGCGGCGCGGGTGGCAGCCGGCCGACCTCGTGCGGATCGTCCGGCGCGAACTCGACGACCCGCACGTACGGCTGGTGGCCGCGCTGATCCGGACTCGGGCGCCGCACGACCGCGCACGCGGTCCCCGCTGGGCCGCGCAGCTCGACGACCTGCCGGACGCGGAGGCGACGCCGCCGCCCCGCACCGACCGCTTCTCGCACGCCACCGCCGTACTGGAGCTGTACCGCCTGCTGCTGCGGCTGCCCGGCCTGGAGCCCCTGGAGATGGGGGCGGCGGGGAAGGGCGCGCACCGGGCCAGCGGTGACCGGCCCGAGTCCCGTGCCCTCGCCCGGATCCGCGCGCTGCTCGCCAAGGCGGAGGCGACCGGGTATCCCGAGGAGGCGGAGGCGCTGAGCGCCAAGGCGCAGGAGCTGATGGCCCGGCACAGCGTCGACGAGGCGCTGCTGGCCGCGCGGGGGCAGGCGCACGCCGCCTCGCCAAACGCCCCGGGCGCCTGCCGGATCGGCGTGGAGCAACCCTACGAGCAGGCCAAGGCGCTGCTCCTGGACGCGGTGGCCGACGCCAACCACTGCCGGGCCGTGTGGAACGAGCCCTTCGGCTTCTCCACCGTCGTCGGCTTCGAGACCGACCTGGAGGCGGTCGAGCTCCTCTACACCTCACTGCTGGTGCAGGCCGAGGCGGCGATGACGAAGGCGGAGGCCGGTCAGCGGGCCGGCGGGCGCAAGCGCACCAAGACCTTCCGCCAGTCGTTCCTCGCCGCCTACGCCCACCGCGCGGGCTCCCGGCTGCGGGCCGCGGCCGAGGCGGCCACCGCCGGCAACGGCGCGGCGGTGGACGTGGACCTGCTGCCGGTCCTCGCCTCGCGGGAGGCGGCGGTCACCGACCGGACGGAGCGCATGTTTCCCGAGACGACCACGACCCGCCTGCGCGGCGTGAGCGACGAGGCCGGCTGGACGGAGGGCACCCGCGCGGCCGACCGCGCCCGCGTCGGCCGCCGCCGTCCGCTGCCGTAG
- a CDS encoding type B 50S ribosomal protein L31, with protein sequence MREGIHPEYRPVVFRDRAADYAFLTRSTMTSERTVEWEDGHTYPVVDVEISHVSHPFYTGTARVLDTAGRVERFERRYGKEGGA encoded by the coding sequence ATGCGCGAGGGCATCCACCCCGAGTACCGCCCGGTCGTCTTCCGCGACCGCGCCGCCGACTACGCCTTCCTCACCCGCTCGACCATGACCAGTGAGCGCACGGTCGAGTGGGAGGACGGCCACACCTACCCGGTCGTCGACGTCGAGATCTCCCACGTCAGCCACCCCTTCTACACCGGCACCGCCCGCGTCCTGGACACCGCCGGACGCGTGGAGCGCTTCGAGCGCCGGTACGGGAAGGAGGGCGGGGCGTGA
- a CDS encoding Clp protease N-terminal domain-containing protein, with amino-acid sequence MTTNPSTTSSTSSVRLDDLITAIKKVHPEPLEQLQDAVIAGEHLGEVADHLIGHFVDQARRSGASWTDIGKSMGVTRQAAQKRFVPKESADLDANQGFNRYTPRARNVVMAAHNAAKTAGNTEGLPEHLVLGLVTERESLSAKAVAAQGVTLDAIREAATAALPPAAAEVPELVPYGPAAKKVLELTFREALRLGHNYIGTEHVLLALLEHEDGAGVLSGLGLAKEATERYVAEAVAEFIQLTEEKTEEKAAEKTTETGSAGPTPEEG; translated from the coding sequence ATGACGACGAACCCGAGCACCACGTCATCCACGTCATCCGTACGCCTCGACGACCTCATCACCGCGATCAAGAAGGTGCATCCGGAGCCCCTGGAACAGCTCCAGGACGCCGTCATCGCCGGCGAGCACCTCGGCGAGGTGGCCGACCACCTCATCGGCCACTTCGTGGACCAGGCCCGGCGTTCCGGCGCCTCCTGGACGGACATCGGCAAGAGCATGGGGGTCACCCGGCAGGCGGCGCAGAAGCGCTTCGTGCCCAAGGAATCGGCGGACCTGGACGCGAACCAGGGCTTCAACCGCTACACGCCCCGCGCGCGCAACGTCGTGATGGCCGCCCACAACGCGGCCAAGACCGCGGGGAACACCGAGGGCCTGCCCGAGCACCTCGTCCTCGGCCTGGTCACCGAACGCGAGAGCCTCTCCGCCAAGGCGGTCGCCGCGCAGGGCGTGACCTTGGACGCGATCCGCGAGGCGGCGACCGCGGCGCTCCCACCGGCCGCCGCGGAGGTGCCCGAGCTGGTGCCGTACGGCCCCGCGGCCAAGAAGGTCCTCGAACTCACCTTCCGCGAGGCCCTGCGCCTCGGTCACAACTACATCGGCACGGAGCACGTCCTGCTCGCCCTGCTGGAGCACGAGGACGGCGCGGGCGTGCTGAGCGGGCTCGGTCTCGCCAAGGAGGCGACCGAGCGGTACGTGGCCGAGGCGGTGGCGGAGTTCATCCAGCTCACCGAGGAGAAGACCGAGGAGAAGGCCGCGGAGAAGACCACGGAGACCGGGTCGGCGGGGCCCACGCCCGAAGAGGGCTGA
- a CDS encoding bifunctional 3'-5' exonuclease/DNA polymerase — protein MTRRCALAVAEGGGVEVAALGPDGLPAGPVRREPDLAGAVRSRPEVTRWVWRSTAEIAPRLLAEGVRVERCYDVEAAETLLLGHEGRYGEPHSAAAALARLHGGPVPPDPPQRSAEPGAQSPLFEPQAVHLPLSDLLAVYAEQQRRHDRSAHPGRLRLLTAAESAGMLVAAEMNRAGLPWRADVHREVLHDLLGERYAGGGEPRRLAELAEEVSAAFGRRVRPDLPADVVRAFGQAGVKVGSTRRWELESLDHPAVKPLIEYKRLYRIWVAHGWSWLQDWVRDGRFRPEFLAGGTVTGRWVTNGGGGLQIPKVIRRAVVADPGWRLVVADADQMEPRVLAAISRDPGLMEVAGRESDLYQAVSDRAFSGDRAQAKLAVLGAVYGQTSGDGLKNLAALRRRFPRAVAYVDDAARAGEEGRLVRTWLGRTCPPAAARPTAPRRRACRRTTPRTPRAARTSGCRATRRPTPARGAASPATSSSRAAPPTGRCSCSRPCGRPARTWRPSWSSSSTTR, from the coding sequence ATGACCCGGAGGTGCGCGCTCGCGGTGGCCGAGGGCGGCGGCGTGGAGGTCGCCGCCCTCGGCCCCGACGGGCTGCCCGCCGGGCCGGTGCGGCGGGAGCCCGACCTCGCCGGGGCGGTGCGCAGCAGACCCGAGGTCACGCGCTGGGTGTGGCGGTCCACCGCCGAGATCGCACCGCGCCTGCTCGCCGAGGGGGTGCGGGTGGAGCGGTGCTACGACGTGGAAGCCGCCGAAACGCTCCTGCTCGGCCACGAGGGGAGGTACGGGGAGCCGCACTCGGCCGCGGCCGCCCTGGCCCGGCTGCACGGCGGCCCCGTCCCGCCCGACCCACCGCAGCGCTCCGCCGAGCCCGGCGCGCAGTCCCCGCTGTTCGAACCCCAGGCCGTCCACCTCCCCCTGTCCGACCTGCTCGCCGTCTACGCCGAGCAGCAGCGCCGCCACGACCGTTCGGCGCACCCCGGCCGACTGCGCCTGCTGACGGCCGCCGAGTCGGCGGGGATGCTGGTGGCCGCCGAGATGAACCGCGCGGGGCTGCCCTGGCGGGCCGACGTGCACCGCGAGGTGCTGCACGACCTGCTGGGCGAGCGGTACGCGGGCGGGGGCGAGCCGCGCCGCCTGGCCGAGCTGGCCGAGGAGGTGTCCGCCGCCTTCGGCCGCCGGGTGCGGCCCGACCTGCCCGCCGACGTGGTCAGGGCCTTCGGGCAGGCGGGCGTCAAGGTCGGCTCCACCCGCCGCTGGGAGCTGGAGTCGCTCGACCACCCGGCCGTGAAGCCCCTCATCGAGTACAAGAGGCTGTACCGGATCTGGGTCGCCCACGGCTGGTCCTGGCTCCAGGACTGGGTGCGCGACGGACGGTTCCGCCCCGAGTTCCTGGCGGGCGGCACCGTCACCGGGCGCTGGGTGACCAACGGCGGGGGCGGGCTGCAGATCCCCAAGGTGATCCGGCGGGCCGTCGTGGCCGACCCGGGCTGGCGGCTGGTCGTCGCCGACGCCGACCAGATGGAGCCGCGCGTGCTGGCGGCGATCTCCCGCGACCCCGGTCTGATGGAGGTGGCCGGCCGGGAGAGCGACCTCTACCAGGCGGTCTCCGACCGCGCCTTCTCCGGCGACCGCGCCCAGGCCAAGCTCGCCGTGCTCGGCGCGGTGTACGGCCAGACCTCCGGCGACGGCCTCAAGAACCTCGCCGCTCTGCGACGCCGCTTCCCCCGCGCGGTGGCGTACGTCGACGACGCGGCCCGCGCGGGCGAGGAGGGCCGGCTCGTGCGCACCTGGCTGGGCCGCACCTGCCCGCCCGCGGCGGCGCGGCCGACGGCGCCGAGGAGGCGGGCCTGCCGCAGGACGACGCCCCGGACGCCCCGGGCCGCCCGCACGAGTGGGTGCCGGGCTACGCGTCGACCGACGCCCGCGCGCGGGGCCGCTTCGCCCGCAACTTCGTCGTCCAGGGCAGCGCCGCCGACTGGACGCTGCTCCTGCTCGCGGCCCTGCGGCAGACCTGCGCGGACCTGGCGGCCGAGCTGGTCTTCTTCCAGCACGACGAGGTGA
- a CDS encoding CobW family GTP-binding protein, with protein sequence MSGRGRPHGLPVVIVGGLHADARGAAVARLLADVPGSVVLHHDLATATAGTVVRTVRDATGILSAGEAPLVNDCACCALREDLVPELVRLAESGGTPLAVVELWDSVEPKAMAEVVASGGFTVTGVITAVDPALVLPYLGNGDDLAEGGLAAAATDQRTVADTFARQLEYASVLALAESLPGSPEADDEDRELLAQLHPTARRVPIGHGNPAGAPHASPELARAALAGFDVEAAAAAQHPACALLPAEADAHGVATLVWHRRRPFHLERLYAALEDLTCAAARSRGRFWLAGKGDTLLHWDAAGGALCVESAGPWLASLPDAAWELVPPVRRAAAALDWDPEHGDRCQHLVFTSPGLDRDGLARLLESCLLTDAEYAAGQAAWERLPPAFDTLLEV encoded by the coding sequence GTGAGCGGGCGAGGCCGCCCGCACGGGCTGCCGGTGGTGATCGTCGGCGGGCTGCACGCCGACGCGCGCGGGGCGGCCGTGGCGCGGCTGCTGGCCGACGTGCCCGGCAGTGTCGTCCTCCACCACGACCTGGCGACGGCCACCGCGGGCACGGTCGTCCGCACCGTGCGGGACGCCACCGGCATTCTCTCCGCGGGCGAGGCGCCCCTGGTCAACGACTGCGCGTGCTGCGCCCTGCGCGAGGACCTCGTCCCCGAGCTGGTCCGGCTCGCGGAGAGCGGGGGCACCCCGCTGGCGGTCGTCGAGCTGTGGGACTCCGTCGAGCCCAAGGCGATGGCGGAGGTGGTGGCGTCCGGCGGGTTCACCGTCACCGGCGTGATCACCGCCGTCGACCCGGCCCTCGTCCTGCCGTACCTCGGCAACGGCGACGACCTCGCCGAGGGCGGTCTCGCCGCCGCGGCCACCGATCAACGCACCGTCGCCGACACCTTCGCGCGGCAGCTGGAGTACGCCTCCGTCCTCGCGCTCGCCGAGTCCCTCCCCGGCTCCCCGGAGGCCGACGACGAGGACCGCGAGCTGCTGGCCCAGCTGCATCCGACGGCCCGCCGGGTCCCGATCGGCCACGGGAACCCGGCGGGCGCACCCCACGCGAGCCCGGAGCTGGCGCGGGCCGCCCTCGCCGGGTTCGACGTGGAGGCCGCGGCCGCCGCCCAGCACCCGGCCTGCGCCCTGCTGCCCGCCGAGGCCGACGCGCACGGCGTGGCCACCCTGGTCTGGCACCGCCGCCGCCCCTTCCACCTGGAGCGGCTGTACGCGGCGCTGGAGGACCTGACGTGCGCCGCGGCCCGCAGCCGGGGCCGGTTCTGGCTCGCCGGCAAGGGGGACACGCTGCTGCACTGGGACGCGGCCGGCGGCGCCCTGTGCGTGGAGAGCGCGGGGCCGTGGCTCGCCTCGCTGCCCGACGCCGCCTGGGAGCTGGTACCGCCCGTGCGCCGTGCCGCCGCCGCGCTGGACTGGGACCCCGAGCACGGCGACCGCTGCCAGCACCTCGTCTTCACGTCGCCCGGGCTCGACCGCGACGGCCTGGCACGGCTCCTGGAGTCCTGTCTGCTGACCGACGCCGAGTACGCGGCCGGGCAGGCCGCCTGGGAACGGCTGCCGCCCGCCTTCGACACCCTCCTGGAGGTCTGA
- a CDS encoding helix-turn-helix domain-containing protein: protein MLLGSQLRRLRETRGITREAAGYSIRASESKISRMELGRVSFKTRDVEDLLTLYGITDEQERNSLLSLAKEANVAGWWHSYSDVLPSWFPTYVGLEGAASLIRVYEVQFVHGLLQTEEYARAVVRRGMKGAGEADVERRVALRLERQKHLVAENAPEFHIVLDEAALRRPYGDRAVMRGQLQHLIEMSEHPHVRLQIMPFGFGGHSGESGAFTILSFPESDLSDVVYLEQLTSALYLDKHEDVTQYETALKELQQDSPGPDESRDLLRGLLQLS, encoded by the coding sequence ATGCTGCTCGGATCACAACTCAGGCGACTGCGTGAGACGCGGGGGATCACGCGCGAGGCGGCGGGCTACTCGATCCGCGCCTCCGAATCGAAGATCAGCCGGATGGAGCTGGGCCGGGTGAGCTTCAAGACGAGGGACGTCGAGGACCTGCTGACGCTGTACGGCATCACGGACGAGCAGGAGCGCAACTCCCTGCTGTCCCTGGCCAAGGAGGCCAACGTCGCGGGGTGGTGGCACAGTTACTCCGACGTGCTGCCCAGCTGGTTCCCCACCTACGTCGGCCTGGAGGGCGCCGCCTCGCTGATCCGGGTCTACGAGGTGCAGTTCGTGCACGGCCTGCTGCAGACCGAGGAGTACGCCCGCGCGGTCGTCCGGCGCGGCATGAAGGGCGCCGGCGAGGCGGACGTCGAACGCCGGGTGGCACTGCGCCTGGAGCGGCAGAAGCACCTCGTCGCGGAGAACGCCCCCGAGTTCCACATCGTGCTCGACGAGGCCGCCCTGCGCCGCCCCTACGGCGACCGCGCGGTGATGCGCGGCCAGCTCCAGCACCTGATCGAGATGTCCGAACACCCCCATGTCCGCCTTCAGATCATGCCGTTCGGCTTCGGCGGGCACTCCGGCGAGAGTGGCGCGTTCACGATCCTCAGCTTCCCCGAGTCCGACCTCTCCGACGTCGTCTACCTGGAGCAGCTCACCAGCGCGCTGTACCTGGACAAGCACGAGGACGTCACCCAGTACGAGACGGCGCTCAAGGAACTCCAGCAGGACAGTCCGGGGCCGGACGAGAGCCGGGACCTTCTGCGGGGACTCCTTCAACTCTCCTGA
- a CDS encoding DUF397 domain-containing protein gives MDHDVYDVYNGMAATQLHDAAWQKSRRSNSQGSCVEFARLPDGAVAVRNSRFPDGPALVYTRAEIEAMLLGIKDGEFDHLIAS, from the coding sequence GTGGACCACGACGTGTACGACGTGTACAACGGCATGGCCGCCACGCAGTTGCACGACGCTGCCTGGCAGAAGAGCCGGCGCAGCAACTCGCAGGGCTCGTGCGTGGAGTTCGCGCGGTTGCCCGACGGCGCGGTCGCGGTGCGCAACTCGCGCTTCCCCGACGGCCCCGCGCTCGTCTACACGCGCGCCGAGATCGAGGCCATGCTGCTGGGTATCAAGGACGGCGAGTTCGACCACCTGATCGCGAGCTGA